The Panicum virgatum strain AP13 chromosome 3N, P.virgatum_v5, whole genome shotgun sequence genome includes the window TATACATAGGCATAAGAGCAGAATGGAGATCACGCACATGTGCACTGGAACATTGGACTTTATCTCTGCATGTTTTCTCTTGCGATGGAGAGCTGACCAACACTAATGTACTTCCAGCCCTAACAGTGCCATTTACACTGAAACATATCCAGAAATGGACATCAGCAAAAAAAACACTTGACTTGGTTGATTACAAGCAAGCACCAACACAAACTAAAGATATCCTGCTGAACTTGCTTAAGCACTCTATAGAAAGTATCCTCACATTACCTCCTTAAAGCCATGTTTTAGCTAACTTATATAAAACTCTGCTGCACAACCCACGGCAAGATTATGGTGAGACATGGTGAAGTTGATGGCTTACTTGTAGCAATGGATAAGGAATAGATCTTGCAGCGCGTGTTTCTCTCAGCGTGGCCAATGTCGAGTTTCAGTTCTACTTATACCATCTCCTGCAAGAATCATCACCATCCCCGTCTGCAATATGGCCTGAAAGCACCACACAACATCTGCACAACAGCAAGATAAGTTTCGAGAATAAAAAAGGTAAGTCTGAAGTTTGCCTTAAAAGAAGCTTACACGCTAAATCAGAGATGCAATAACATAGTCAAGATAGGTTTATATCAAAATGAATGTTAACTATCATATAAATAGTGTAAGCATGTGTGCTGATGTCACATGATTCAATCCCAAAATCAGTTGAAAGTATAGCCCTAACTCTGAACTTAGCCCTCAGCCAACATAAAATTTGGATAAGGAATTAATCTCCTACCAAAATAAGACACATCGATAGAATTCCATGTTCAATCCCAGGCCATCCAACAAATGCACATGTTACgacaaataaaacaaaataaatttccAATTTAGATAAGTTATTTTCACAGTTATCAGGTTTGCATATGACCAGTTGGAGCTGCTAAATATTGCTCCTTGTCTGTAGCCACACATGGACATGGATCACCTCAACAACCTAAATTATACAGCACACAATGTCAAGTTCTCTGAGATGGAACAAAATTCACAAAAGATATCTGCACATGAACACTTTGTTTTAAGTATGTAAACCAATGCTTGAATATATGTATTGCACTGTTAGAATAGAAGTGCACACAAACAGCAGGTATCTGGATACAGTAGTAAGAAAAAAGGCCACATAAAAAAATCAGGTAAACACCATATTAAAGAATGGGATGCGTCTATTTTTCCTAATTGTTCTTTCAGTATTCTAATTCTAAAACCTTGCACTTACCAATTTAATCATGTCACAGTTTCCAATCTTGTTGGCCTTTGCAATGTTGATGTTGTAGTTGAATTGCAGGGGCTGTCTGGTACCCCATGGCATCATATAAAAGCAGATGCACTATTGAGTGATTTAAATTTAGTCAAATCATATACTATAATGAGCTTAAACGCTTTGTTTTCTACTTGCAAAGCAAACCAAAGCTTCAGTAGGTTGATCAGAGGTGAATAGTGCTACCATAATGTGGCAATACTATTGATCAATTCCTGCTTACGTAACCACTGCTTCTTCAGTTATATTCTTGTTCTGCTTGTTCCTCTGCCTCCCTCTGTCTGGGAGTCATCTCAAGGAGCATTGGTAGCAAGCAGCTTGGAGGTCAAATGAAGCATCGAAATGGAAGTTCAATCAACACTCGTAAGTGCTACTCATGAAGTAGCAGACATACCTGCCTCGTGGTCATAGGAAACATGGCCTCCAACTCAGGCATTTGCACGAACGTGTTGCGTGCATGGCTTGAGACCTGCGGGAGGGAATCGGGCACTCACCGTGTTGTCGCGCTGCCGCGCGCCTGCCGCTCCGCCGACCCCCGCGCGGGGCACAGCAGCTCGGGGCCTCGCCTACCGGCAAGGAGGGCGCTGGCGGCCTAGGCGTTTGTTCCGCCGCCGGCGGACCGCCCGTGCAGCGCCCGGCGGCCTCCACCTCGTCCTCCccctgtcggcggcggcgctcgagatGGGCCGCCCCGAGATCCGGCCGTGGCTCGCTGGCCCCAGGCCTAGCGCCCCAAGATCCGCGAGTGGACCGCCCGTGCAGAGGCCGTCgccagaggggagggagggagagaggatgggCGGGAGGcacgcggccggcggtggctggAAACGTGTGGCGCACCCGCGCAGGAGGCGCCCGCTTCAGCCACGGCGCCTTCCGGCACGGGCGAGCGGCGCCCTCCTCGCGTACGCCAGAACGCGCAGTGGCAGCTGGTGCGGGCGAGGGCggccgcgacgggcggcgcgagcAAGCGACGCGGGcgagcgaggaggagggagggggagatctGGGCGCCGGCCCTAGCGCCCGCCGCGCAGGATGCCGATGCTCTCGgcgaaaaaaagagaagagaggagagggaaaaaaaaaaggaaaaagagaggggGTTCGAACCGCGGGCGCTGCGGCGTCGCGCGCGGGAGGGAGGCGGGGGAGCGGAGGTAGCGTTGAAGCCGGCGGATCCTTAAAACATCGATCGTTGGATGGCGTTGAAGCCTTCCAGCTGAGATTTGAGCCATCGATTTTCATAGAGGCAGTTTTGTGGGGACGAATTCGTGGGTGCATAAAGACCCAGCTCCTCAGCGGGGGCTGGTTTGTTGGGTGGCCTTAGCAAAGAAAATTTCGTGCCTTATAGGATggataaagtttttcatttgatcaatgtatctaaatcaagaaaaaaatagttcttgtacctagaaaaatatgaaataattcatttggtctagttgtgattatctaaaatttaccaaaaattttttatagctcttaggaaataaaataatggtactgtaaaagttatggcttctaatactcagtatagcagcatggataaataaccaatttaaactagacatattgcaagatctaatttaaaaacttattctagaaatgttttcggggcctaccaattttgtacaagacTATTCTCACCATATACAACACTGTGACCAAAGAtggcatgcatccaaaggatggatcttaagatttaaataaaagtacattaaactggtatttaaaatagagcaagatacattgatcaaatgaaaaactgtatgtaacaaaagttgtatatattgtttcatagaatccagaacagttgagtttgtatttttccgatttttatacgattttatatcgattttataagttcactgtttaatacgCCTTAGGCGTTAGGActtaaatgtaaatttttttacatttaggtcctgtcgcccactggatgggcgacatgCACCCTCGCCCATTTGTGGGGCGACATGCacctatttttgaaaatttccctattcgtcatatatttttgaaattttattttttaaaaaaaaatataaaaatgaaaaagttccctTCTTGGCCCGCCCGGCTCAACCAACAGGCTGCGCGttacggcccggcccggcctagTGGCGGTAACGAACACAAGGAACGGGGGAAATTCAAGAGCAAGCCAGACACTTCCACCGAGACCGGGCAGCCGCCAGCCACCCGCGCCGTGTGTCCCCTGCGGGCGGGAAAAAGCTGGCAGGGACCCGGGGTCTATCGGCGCCAGGGTGCGCCCCCGCGCCTAGGGATGAAAGTAGGAACGAAAAATTTTGCCTGACCGTATTCACAGATCCCGTTTTTTCTCGGGAATTTCCCGTTTTCTTCCCGTATTGATTGCCGTAATCAGTGTTGCATTCGTCAGGACGGAACAGGCCAACATGCTCTCAGCCTGGGCGCTTCGGTCTTCTATATAGAGCATCAGTTCCCCCTTCTCAGCTTCTGTAGGCGAGGTGGGATTAATCGAGTTGCCTGGCGCTTCGTTGGCTGGTTGCTGCCACGCTTTGTGGGCCGCATGGGCTGCACTCATGGTCGCCTGGCATTGCTGGGCGGTGCGCTGCtggcgtttttttatttttatattttttaaaaatattttttacagaaatatatttttagtttcacaatttacagttttatacccctaccgtccGGCAGAAGACCGGCAGGAGGCCGACCGCCCCGCTGTTGAGCCTGGTGCCAGTGTTGAATTTCGTGTTTGGTTTGGTCGTGTGATTAGCCGAAGCCGGGTGCCGACGGCTCCTACCCGGTGGaccgggcggaggcggcgagcggcgagaaGCTCCTCCGCGACGTCATGAACGAGAACAAGATCGAGCTCTACGCTGCATACGTGGGTCTCCCTTGCTTTCTCGTCAGATTTTTGTCGCCGCAGCACCGATGGGTAGCGACATGACAGAGAGCGGTGGTCTTGCTGTTTCGCAGGGTAAGGTGATgaactgcggcggcggtgggagctGCGGCACTTGCATCGTGGAGGTACTTGCTCTCCTCCCTAACCGGTCTGGCATGTGCTGTTCTTGTTTCGCTGTCTTGCCACGAGTGGAGTGGTGATTATGACCTTTGACCTGAAGCGACTCTCTCTGAAATGTTTGCAACTAACTGAGAATGGACATTGTGAGCTGCCACTGGATTAACCCAAAGGTTGGGTATTATGAACTTACAGATCCTTGACGGAAAGGAGCTCCTGAATGAAAGGACGAACACGGAGAACCGGTACCTGAAGAAGGTAGGCAGTGTTCAGTTCGCTCAATTGCGCACCAGTCCGTCTACTGTTTTTCTGGTTCTGGAGTCTACAATTAGCTGCGTTGGTATTTTTACATGCAAAAATGATTTGTCAGTTTTCTTAGGAAATGGAAACTGTTTCTGGCCTCTGGGACAAATGAGTTGTGAGTTAACCGTGCTCTTTTCGTTTCTCTGTCTGACAGAAACCGGAGTCATGGAGGCTAGCTTGTCAGACAATTGTAGGCAACAAGGAGAACTCGGGCAAGGCATGTTTCATCAACCCCACCCTTTTTGAAGTTAACTCTGAACGTGTTGTAGACATTGGACCTATTCCTTTTCCATCACACAACATAACTACTATGCCAAATAAAACTGGGTCCACCTGTATGCAGTTACTCACcttgtttatttttcttctgaaaagtGCTATGCATAAGCATAATGCACAATTTTTTCTATGAACTACTTGACCATTTACACTGCGCTATATGCCTTTAGGTTGTGGTCCAACGGCTGCCCCAGTGGAAGCAATGATTGTGCGCATACTTGATCTGCACCACACTACTCGATGTACTGACTACTGAGTCTGATAGCATGTGGATACCAAGCTGTATCTGATTAAATGTCATGCACTGTGCAATCGAGAATAGAAAGTATTGCCTCATCAATATCGCTCGTTCAGTTCTCTTGATACGTACTCCTTCCGTTTCAAAATGTAGGGTTTTTTGAGTTTTTTAGGTTTATAGTTTTTTTCTATGCACCTAAACATAGTTATATTTACTATATGCGTAGCAAATACTATAAGTCTATAAAGCCAAAACAACCTATATTTTGGAATGGATAGAGAATTTTATTTGCAAGTTTGGCTTCAGCCCACAAGTATATAGCTGTAGAATTCATCTGCCAGGTTATTTTCACATGTGCAGTGCATGTTCGTGCTAGTCTTTTCGAAACAAAAATGCGAAGACAGGGCATTACAGTCTTTTTAAACGTGTTTTTTCTGCGTTTTCCTCGACATGAAGATATGACCTCTTAACCTGTACGTATGTCACTACTAAGTCTAGTAGGTGGTATTCTGTTACTCCATTTATGCCGGGGACCTTAAAACTGAAGGGGGTTTGAATCCCAGTTCAACCCATGCTAAAGTAAACTAAACCATGAGCATCAGTATTACAGTATTACAGACTACTTCAGCAATACCAACTCTTCTTTATCCCCTTTGTCATGAGAAAAATGTGGCATTCTAAAAAAAAGATATATAAACAATATGGCGATTCTGGAAATTGTCCCATGGCCAAACAGTGTAGGGTGAGGGGTTTACTGGGAGTGTCGTGTTTCTATCGATCTGCAAAACTACTGGATGCCTGAATAATCGTTTTTGTGATATTGGTTAAAGGGTTTATATAAAATGAGTTGTGAAGCTATACACAATAATCTGTTGTAGTCTAGCTGGTTAGGATACTTGACTCTCACCCGAGAGACCCGGGTTTgagtcccggcaacggaattttttttattgttatCACCATTCGAACATTTTCACTAAATTTTTTGGAACACCAGGTATGTCATCACCGTCCTAACATTTATTGTTATCACCATTCGAACGTTTTCACTAAATTTTTTGGAACACCAGGTATGCCATCACCGTCCTAACATTTTTATTTGCAAGAATCCATGCCATTTTGAAATTAAATTGCACTTGATGGTTCCACATATCAGTCACCTTTATTGGCAAAATCAACCATATAGGCGAGCTGAAAATGAAATTTAATTGTAGGGCACTTGCTCATCCATAGGCAGGCAAGGATACATGTAAAGAGTGCCAGCACTCAGCAGTCTTACATTACAGGTATGCTTGCCTAGAGAGCATAAACATATGAAATAGTTACAACTTACAACAGTGATTACTCATACTGACAAATGGAAAAATAAACAAGAGCAAAATAGCAAACGCTACACTTGCTGCACTTCGCCAAAAGGGTGAAGAGCACCGTTGATTCTCCAGCATGCATAATGCATAAGCTAGATCAGGGTGGCGATCATATTTGCTGACAGCTGGTGTCCTACTAGGACGGCTGCATGGCCGGTCACTGGCTGTAAAGCTGCAGCTGACTCAAGCTTCTCCCAGGTCAGCTTCCGCTTCAATTCTAACGATGCTCGCTTTTCTTCGTCCTCCTTATATTTATCCAGGCATGACGAGAAGAGATCCTCGTCCATCTCAGAAAACATCTTCTTTACATTCATTGTCAGATTCAGGACTGCTTGGTTCCAGTGATTCTGAATATTCTGTTCAAGTGCTGGAACAACGAGTGGCAATATCACTTGGCGGTTTTGCGCGATCAAGCTGATAATGTGATCATTGTTCCATACAAAGAGTGCTCTTTCAGCAACCTAAAACAATATAACTTGTTAAGGCAACGTCTAGTTGACAACAATAACAAACAAAGTCACCAACAAAGATTTGTTAAGGCAACAACCAGGATaaaataaaaacagcaaaagaaaaccttaAAGACCAGGATAGCCAAATAAGCTTTATATTGAGATCATTTCAGTGCTTAATGCTGGTCCAAATGTCTGATGTTTGCCGTATTAAACATCATACGGGGGCCCCTATCTGCAGCATGATTGCCCAACTTTAATGTCCACGATTATTTCAGATCATCAGACAGATGTTATTCATTTGGCATGTTAACAAGTTATATCCTACAAACGTTAGGCATGAAGGTAGTAAATAACCTTGCTGTCAGAATCAGGGACGACCAGCAAATGTATTTGTGATCATGAATCACCAGCAATAAGATTAGGTTTCTTGTACAAGTGGTAGGAAGTACTATAGTAAACACATAAATATCCAAACACAACAGTTAATCTAGAATGAACCTAATTCTATATGGCAATTGGGTTATTAAAATGCATATCGCAACAAGCAACTGAACATTTACTACATTAGATTTATCGGGGTAAGTTACCTGGAAGTGAGAACTGGTGATGCAATGAGCAATCCGCCGAAACAATGGAACCATACATTTTTGAAATTCTGCCTGGCTGGTAGACTCCAATATCTCTTCGATCTCACTCAGAAACATCACTTCCTTCTGACAATTTGTTATCGGCCAATATCTTAACAAACCAATTATTACTGAGCTTGCAAGCTTCGGGTCCTTTTCTAGAAATTGTGTCACACAGTAGGTCAGCTGCTGGAGATACAAACCAACTGATTTCGGTTTGTGTAAAGGAATCAAAACTCTCCAAAGAAAGATCTTGTGTTCTTCCTTCAAAGGCAATGCAAAGCCACTAATGACACTGCCAAAGACCTCCAGCAGCTCAGCAATCCCATTATGCCGATCAGTCTCAAAGACAAACTGGTAGAATATATTGCTCACTGCTTTGCGGATGAAAGGACGGTGTACCATAAACTTCCCATATACCCTGTGCAGGATAGTCTTCAAACAATCCCTTTCTCTTGGATCCTCAGAATCGAGAAGATTAAGGAGCTTCACAATGAATGAGTGATCAAAGTGCTTCTTCCCTACCTTCGCATCCAAGGATGAGGATCCAATAAATTTCATTAGTAGCTCGTACACAAGCTGCAGATGACACCATGCAGGATCGAACATTGGCTCATCCTCATCACCCTCACCACCACCAGATGAACCGGACCTGTAATTTGGAGGGAATGCCCGGAACAGGTTGATGGCACACATCCTAGCACAGGCAGCAATCGCTGCCTCGGAGAAGCGTGCACTGCTAGATTCAACGAACTCTATAAGATCCAGCAATGCCTGCCTTTTGATATCCTTCTCCACCGAACTCTTGTTCGGGTCTGAGAAATCAAAGACGACACAGCACAGGCTCAACTTGCTCACAAACAGGTTCTGCTTCTCCGAGTTTGGGACGTCCTTGAAGGAAACCAACGGCTCAATGCCAGCCACAACACTTGAGGGGAAGACGGCAGATGACATGCGCCTAATGGCGGAAGCCGGGCGGCCAGGCGGGATGCTTCCACAGCTGGTTGTGCGCTGTATCCCGGTGCCATTGCTGCACTGACCTGAGTCCGCTGAGGCCGAGGACTTCCGGGGCAGCTTGCTGAGAAATTGTTTCCACATCTTGGACAAAACCCTTTTTTTTCACACCAACACCATGGCAACAGTAGAGCTCGCCGCCAATATACCAAGATTAGCACATGATGGAGGAAGAACCAGGGTTActaaccaaaaagatctaactCTACTATAATGCGATAGCAAGACACTTCCGAGGCAACAAGCTTAGATTTTTGTCACGGAGGAGCACAATCCGGGAAATGCAGCTAAATCTGGACCATGCAGATGCAAACTGAATCGAAGAAAACCACGAACAACCTCAAATGCCACCAAAGATGGACAGACCAGCCTTGAAATCTCGAACAAGAAGGGGAGGGGGGAAATGGCAGCTGCCAACCCCGAGCTAGAGCCGAGAGGTCACCACGGAAAGCTCGGCTTCGCTCGGATCTGGGGCTTCAGGCCAGGCGCTCGCCGGATCCAGGCGCCGTGACGTGACCGCCGCGGCAGATGGAGGAGCGGAGACGGGAGCTACAGGACGACGGGCCTGGGAGGCATTGGGAACCGGATCGAAATCTGCAGCGCCGCGCTTTGTCCGCTTCTCGGGAAGGGGGAGGGAGTGAGGAGCAGAGCGGCCgagggagagggggggggggagcgggATGAGAAGGGGAGTGGAAGGGAAGGGCCTGCTTGTTGTTTCGTGCGGGAATTGGTTTGTTTAACACGGGGCATGTACGGACAAGACCGCCATCGCGATGTACGGCTCACGAGGCCCGTGCTGATTAGCAAATCACCCCAAATCCGGGGCTTTCTTAAAGCCAGGATCCTGGCTTTACTTCGAAATCAACACTTCACCAACGATTAGCAGAACGTGATTGCGAGAAACCGCAGGGGCCCATTTGCAAAACCTGGTAGGCTTTAATCGGCGTCCTTGTCCTTGGGCACGGCACGGGACCGGCCGGCGATCGGGCGCTTTAATTCGAAAGGCCCGTGGCTGGTCACGGACCGGACGGGGAGATCCCGGCCGTCCGTCGTCGGATCGGGGGAGGCGCGCGACCCCGCACGGACGGGGGCAGATGGACGGCCGCGGCCCCGTCGCCCGTGACCTCAGCACACGGCGGTGGGGTGGGGCACCGGCGGTAAAACAGGCGGTGACGGCACGGGTACTCGCCGGACCAGTCCGGCCCGTGCGGCTCCGTCGCTGTCTCGCCGCAGGGGTGCTGCCGGGCTGCAGCGGCGAGAGCGAGACCGTCCGTCCCGTCCGCTGGGCTCGGCGTCGGGAGGGAGAATGAAATGGGTGTCAATAGACACTCGGCATGTGCGGCGGCCTGAAGCATGGTCCGCTACGGCAGGGAGACGCATCTATCCGTGATGCGTCATAAACACGGTGCTAGTACCTCTCCCAGTCTCGGAATTTTGAGGCGTGTTGTGAAAACAACAGTGATGAAAATGAGTTACTGATGCAAAACCACCGAGAGAGTCCGAGACCAAGAGCGAAAGCAAGACAGCAGGGGTAGGCCGCGGATTGTGCTATACATGTGGccgctcaaaaaaaaagagaaaaacttgCCGATGGAGTTTGATGGAATAGTTTGACGAGTGGCGGCCAAAGTTCAAACTCTCCAAGAATTTTAAAAACCCAAACTCCAACATTCTTCAGTCCCGACCATCTTGGCTCTGGTCCGGTCGTAGGTCCTCCACCCACGCGGCTGTACCTCCATCGTACATTCGTGCTCACGAAACAGAGGGCATGATCCGTGTTCATTGCCTCATCAGCGGCAGCATGGTCCTCGTACAAGCTGTGATGAGGAGGTGGGCTACGGCCCCACGGACTATACAAAAAGGCAGGATACACAGTTGTCCAAAAATGACCTAGCAGCGCCCCGGGGCACTGTTCTATCATAATAATACACATTAAATGCGTCCCGAAGTAGGATTTTTGGCAGACATGTCACAGATTTGTGAAGAAGTAGCTTGAGCACGGGGGCTAAGGCTGTTTCCCGGTGGTGATTTTAATTTCACATTTCCTGAAAATTACGACATCGCTAGACATGTTGAGTCGATGAATAAACATGACCTCCGATGCATAATTCTCTTTCCCAATTTTATTCAACTACTATTCGAATTATAGACCATTTTAACCTTTGTAGGTACATAAAAATTTATGTTTTATAATtcaaaacggagggagtataattTAATTCCTGCATAGTATTGTGAAATCATTTATTTAGGGGTAgttgggggtggggtggggtggggggttcATTCCCGTTTGCAGGCATATGATAAACCGATTCAGTTACGGtggtgtcgggtaccacgattaaagacaccctaatcggggtactaagatcgccttaaaacgcaaaacacatgttaaggcaactgggcccacgaaggcccacggcctccttccaacctGGAAGAAAGCaaaagactcaaagaagcccagcttacggcccattcgcacccctcttgGGCCCATGGGACGAtccccgcctcgctcgagggctcccgtcgagacccctcgactgcgccatctccgcctcgctcgagggtagcgaacctatcCTCGAGcgggcgaatcatctccgcctcgctcaagggtagcgaacctaccctcgagcatgcgaatcacctccgcctcgctcgaggccacccctcggcataaaggacaaacggccccgccgctcaaCCGCTCGTCGTACGGGGAATTAAAAGCCGACCACTTCTCCacggcgcccaggacagacggtgtCAGACCGCCATTCCTCATGATGACtgcgaccggagtcccatccgccgacttcagtcactgctccgccatcccgtatactgtggcggcactgtggaacctgtgacgcgggacaagacgcgCTCGGCACAGTCCCCGTCACTATTTCGCCAACTCCGGTT containing:
- the LOC120664698 gene encoding serine/threonine protein phosphatase 2A 57 kDa regulatory subunit B' kappa isoform, giving the protein MWKQFLSKLPRKSSASADSGQCSNGTGIQRTTSCGSIPPGRPASAIRRMSSAVFPSSVVAGIEPLVSFKDVPNSEKQNLFVSKLSLCCVVFDFSDPNKSSVEKDIKRQALLDLIEFVESSSARFSEAAIAACARMCAINLFRAFPPNYRSGSSGGGEGDEDEPMFDPAWCHLQLVYELLMKFIGSSSLDAKVGKKHFDHSFIVKLLNLLDSEDPRERDCLKTILHRVYGKFMVHRPFIRKAVSNIFYQFVFETDRHNGIAELLEVFGSVISGFALPLKEEHKIFLWRVLIPLHKPKSVGLYLQQLTYCVTQFLEKDPKLASSVIIGLLRYWPITNCQKEVMFLSEIEEILESTSQAEFQKCMVPLFRRIAHCITSSHFQVAERALFVWNNDHIISLIAQNRQVILPLVVPALEQNIQNHWNQAVLNLTMNVKKMFSEMDEDLFSSCLDKYKEDEEKRASLELKRKLTWEKLESAAALQPVTGHAAVLVGHQLSANMIATLI
- the LOC120667614 gene encoding photosynthetic NDH subunit of subcomplex B 3, chloroplastic-like, whose translation is MVAWHCWAPKPGADGSYPVDRAEAASGEKLLRDVMNENKIELYAAYGKVMNCGGGGSCGTCIVEILDGKELLNERTNTENRYLKKKPESWRLACQTIVGNKENSGKVVVQRLPQWKQ